In Pan troglodytes isolate AG18354 chromosome 5, NHGRI_mPanTro3-v2.0_pri, whole genome shotgun sequence, the sequence GGAACGTTTCCAGTACTAGACCAGGGAGGCAGTAGTGACCTTATCAAAGGAATTATACATAGTACCCGAAGGCTTACCCAGGGGGAACAAATAAGTTTGCTAAGACAGATGAGAAAGAGCGTCATCACGACCGTCTAtcgtttgtattttagtagagacaggctttcgccatgttggccgggctagtctcgaactcccgacctcaagtgatccgcccgcctcggcctcccaaattgccggGATTAAAGGCAAGAGGCACCGCGCACGGCCCCGTCCAAGTTAACCTtggctctaaaacttgccttcgCTAACATTCCGGTTGATCCTCTAGAACTGAAACAGAATACCAGCAGCACCACCTTAAGAAATTGTGGTTATAGCTCTCCTTGTGACAAAGTAGGTGGCTCTGAAAAGAGCCTTTGGGTTTGGAGGTGCTTACATGAGCACTTATTTAGAGCTAGTGTACTTGGTAACTGCCTTAGTGCCCTCGGACACAGCATGCTTAGCCAGCTCCCCAGGCAGTAGCAGGCGCACAGCCGTCTGAATCTCCCTGGAGGTGATGGTCGAGCGCTTATTGTAGTGAGCCAGGCGAGAAGCCTCGCCCGCGATGCGCTCGAAGATGTCGTTGACGAAGGAATTCATGATCCCCATGGCCTTGGATGAGATGCCGGTGTCGGGGTGGACCTGCTTCAGAACCTTGTACACATAGATAGAATAGCTCTCCTTGCGGCTGCGCTTACGCTTCTTACCATCCTTCTTCTGCGCCTTAGTGATAGCCTTCTTAGAGCCCTTTTTAGGGGCTGGAGCAGACTTAGAGGGTTCAGGCATTGCTATTCCTAAACAGAATAGAAAAGCTACTAACACTCTCCACTACAGAGTAGTACAGAGAACAGTTCAGAGCCCATGTATTTATAGTCCTGAGATTCAAATGACGGTTTAAGATTCCTCACTTCTGATTGGACAAAAGAAACACGGTTTCACTGAGGGGTGGGGTTTATGCAAATATGGAATTTATGTTATCTTTTTCTATTGGGTAAAGCACCAAACAGAATTGACCAATAGGATAGCTTCCTATTGCAGCCTTGCAGTTTGTATAAAAGGATTTGTTCAGGCGCCATTCCAGCTTGCTTGTCTTTCACAGTTTTCCGCTGCTTTCATAGGTCGCTATTTTCGGACGTGGAAAATGGAGCTAAAGCAAAAACTTGTTTGTCGCTACCGTGCTTGCAGTTCCCAATAGGGCAGAGTCCGTCATTTTTTTCGAAAGGGTAATTATTCTGAGCCGGTCGGAGCCGGTGCGCCAGTGTACTTACAGTACCTGGCCGCCGAGATTTTAGAACTGGTGGGCAGCGCCATACGTGACAAGACCCGCAGCATCATCCCCCGCCACCTGCAGCTGGCCATCCGCAACGACGAGGAGGTCAACAAGCAGCTGGGCAACGTCACTATTGCTCAGGGAGGCTTCCTGTCCAATATTCAGGCCGTCCTGTTGCCAAAATAACAGAGCCACGATAAGGCCAAGGTCAAGTAAACACTCAAATCAGAAAACGTAGCTTACACTTGAAACGGCATTTTTCAGAGCCGACCATAGTTACACAAGAAAGGATGATAACTTGCTTTTGTTAGGGTATTTTTTGCTTTTCGTTTGGATtggtttattttgagacagtctagctctgtcacccaggctggagtgcagcggcgcgatatcggctcactgcaacctccaccccgccGCTTCACgcggttctcatgcctcagcctcctgtgtacttgggattacaggcgtctgctaccgcgcccagctagtttttgtatttttatgcgagacggggtttcaccattttagccagggctgtcttgaactcctggcctctagtgatcgtCCCATCTCgccctcccaaaacgctgggattataggcgtgagccaccgcccccctAACCTAATGGTGTTAAAAAGTTAAGTTTCGAGAAAATAACACCTTCCTTTAGAAAGTACATTTTAGAGTATACAAAGTGAAACTTAAGGTCAACCAAAATAAGACGTTTTGAGAACAGGCAGGGTGGGAATGTGACTTGGACTTAGAAAACAAAGGGCAAGGAAACTTGCTGTTCGCCAGTAACAAAATAGCATGGAATTCTCATTCTCTGAATATAAGCGTTATTTCCCGACATGAGTCAGTGAACGTTTCTGGTGGTTTAGTGAGTGTTCACCAGCATTGATAACTTGCGAGACTGTCAGGAATGCAGAATTTCAAGTCCCACTCAAACTTACTGAATcggaatttacattttaaaaatccttagatACCTTGTTATACACCCTGTTCTTTGGGACTGGATGAACTAGAATTTTAGACAATTTGTCGCTGCAGATAACTGAAACGAAAAGGACAGGATGGGCGGTGGGGCAACTCATCCAATAAGATTGTCTAGTAATGAACCAATCAGTCTGGTCACTCTTCAGCCAATGATTTTATCGCGCGGGACTTTTGAAATATTACAGGACCAATCAGAATGTTTCTGACTATATTTAAAGGCCACTTGCTCTCAGTTCACTACACTTTTGTGTGTGCTCTCATTGCAAATGGCTCGTACGAAGCAAACAGCTCGCAAGTCCACCGGCGGCAAAGCTCCGCGCAAGCAGCTCGCTACTAAAGCAGCCCGTAAGAGCGCTCCGGCCACGGGTGGCGTGAAGAAACCTCACCGCTACCGGCCGGGCACCGTGGCCTTGCGCGAAATCCGTCGCTACCAGAAGTCCACCGAGCTGCTGATCCGGAAGCTGCCGTTCCAGCGCCTGGTGCGAGAAATCGCCCAGGACTTCAAAACCGACCTGCGTTTCCAGAGCTCTGCGGTGATGGCGCTGCAGGAGGCTTGCGAGGCCTACCTGGTGGGACTCTTCGAAGACACCAATCTGTGCGCTATTCACGCTAAACGCGTCACCATCATGCCCAAAGATATCCAGCTGGCACGTCGCATCCGTGGGGAAAGGGCATAAGTCTGCCCGTTTCTTCCTCATTGAAAAGGCTCTTTTCAGAGCCACTCACAATTTCACTTAAAAACAGTTGTAACCAATTCGGTTGTCTATGTTCGTTTCCAGGAGATATAAAGGTGAAAACTACACACAAGTTTTGTAACTGCAGACAAGTCTATCAGGCCTTTTCAACCGGTTTTACTGCGAGAAAACAAGCTGAGTTACTGTTTTGCCCTTGTTAAAA encodes:
- the H2BC3 gene encoding histone H2B type 1-B, producing the protein MPEPSKSAPAPKKGSKKAITKAQKKDGKKRKRSRKESYSIYVYKVLKQVHPDTGISSKAMGIMNSFVNDIFERIAGEASRLAHYNKRSTITSREIQTAVRLLLPGELAKHAVSEGTKAVTKYTSSK